The following DNA comes from Bacteroidota bacterium.
TGGCCACGCACAGACGGGTTCTTGCAGGGCGAACCCGTGCGCGTCTTGGCCCCGCAACGAGCCTCCGCAGGAAGCGCCGCGATGTTCTCGGCGATGGTAGGCATTAGAGCGGTGGAAGCGTTGTCATGGGGTTGCCCCCGGTGCATGGGGTAACCGAATCGTGTCTCAAGCTGCCTGCCGAAAGTAGGGCGACTCAGCAGACGGATACGCTCGGAAAATGTGATGGTACACCCGCGTCGCGTAGGTGCGCACCTCGTCCACCTCGTAGTGTTCAACAGGCAGGCCCGTATGGTCGTCGTAGAGGAAGTCATAGATCTTTGTCTCGACGGTGTGGCGGGTGGCCTCCTTCGCGCGCCAGTCGTCTAGCGTTGCCAGTTCCTGCTTGATCTCGGCGAGCAGAGACTCCGCGACCTCCTTCAGCCGCGTCCGTTCTTTCTTCGAGAGGTCAGGCTTAGCGAGGAGGTCGAAGAGTGCAAGCGACTCTTCGGTAAGCCCTTCACGGACGGCCCGCTCTTCTTCTTGGTCGAGGTCGCCGACGAAGCGGAGCAGCTCCTCGAAGGTCTGCTCGATGGTGGCGCGGTCCTTCTCGCGGTTGTATGCCTCGATGATCTCCTCGTAGCGCGCCTGAAAGTCCGTGCGTAGCGGGTTCTGCTGCATCATCCGGTCCAGGCGTTTCGCAATGGCGGCCTTGAGGTTTTGCACCGTGGTGTTCTTGTCGCCGCGCTGCTCAAACTCCTTGCGCAGCCGGTCGAAGTCGATGCGGCTGATGTCGTAGAGCTTCGCGGTGTCGGTGCCTTCCCCGATCCGGTCGTCCTCGACGGTGATCGCCTCGTCTACGACGGCCTGGAGCGTGCGCATGATGTCGGAGATGTCCGCTTTCTGCACATCCTCCTGGAGGCTCTTGTACACGAGGTCGAGTGCGTCGCGGTCGGCGCGGTAGGCTTTCGCGGCGTCGATGCCGAAGCAGGCCTTGTACTTCGTGAACACGGCGCGGGCTATGATCTCAAACTGCTTACGCGTGCGGTCGTCGGCATTGACGGCTTCCTTGACGTCCCGCAGCGCCCCGAGGCGCGCGAACCCGGCTTGCGTGGTGATCGCGTCGAGGTCGGTGCCGTGCGCCTCTAGAAAGGCACGTGCGAGGCCGACAGCTTCGGCGAGGTCTTCGAGCAGTTCCTCGTCGGGACGGACGGGATCGACTGGCGGGGGCGGATCGCCGGGGCTACCCCCTCGCCCGTCGTCTTCGTGGCCCGCGTACGTGGCGAGTGCCTGCCGGAGATTCCTGAGGATGCCGCAGTAGTCCACGATGAGGCCGTTGTTCTTGCCTGCGTAGACCCGGTTGGCGCGGGCGATGGCCTGCATGAGCGTGTGCGCCCGCAGCGGCTTGTCGAGGTAGAGTGTGGATAGGCTTGGCACATCGAAGCCGGTGAGCCACATCGCGCAGACGATGGCGACGCGGAACGGGTGGTCGTCGCGTTTGAAGGCGGTCTCCACGTCTAGCCGTTCCGTTCGCTCGTGGCCTGCCTCGTCCGTCTTCTTGACCTCGAAGCCCTCCTTCATCAGCTGTCGGTGCGGTACGATGTCGAGGCCCCACTTGCGGAAGTCGGCGACTTCGCCCTGGTGCTCACTCACGACGACGGCCATCTCGGTCTCGCGCATCCAGGCGAGTTGCCGCGTGGCGTGTTGGGCTTCCTGGTCGTCTTCGATGCGGCGGTGCGCCTTCTCCAGCCTTGCGATGTGCTCGGCCCAGTGCTGCTGGATGAGGTCGTACATCCGCACGCACGTCACCTTGTCGAGGCAGACGAAGAGCGCCTTGCCCGTCTCCCACCCCTTCGCGTAGTGCTGCACGAAGTCGCGCGCGATGGCATCGAGGCGCGTCTCAGCCGTGAGCACGTGGTAGTCGCGGCTCAGTTCGCGCTCCAGACGGCGGGCCACGTCGTCGTCCTCGATCTCGGCCGCTTCGAGCGCAGCGGCGACCTTCTCGTTGAGGTCCGTCGTGGCGAGGCCGAGCTTCTCGCCGCGCGCGTCATAGTAGAGCGGGACCGTGGCGTTGTCCTCGACGGCGCGCTGGAAATCGTACGTGGAGACGTAGGCCCCGAAGATGCGCCGCGTGAGTTCGTCGTCCTTGAAGAGCGGCGTGCCGGTGAAGCCGATGTAGGAGGCCCTCGGCAGCGCCGCGCGCATGTTCTCGGCGAGCATGCCGTACTGCGTGCGGTGCGCCTCGTCAGAGATCACGATCGCGTCGTCGCGCTCGGAGTAGGGCTCCTCGACCTCCTGGTTGAACTTCTGGACGAGCGTGAAGACAACGCGCTTGTGCGTGCGCAGCATCGCTTCGAGGGCCTGCCCGGACTCGGGGCGGCAGGGGTCGCGGTCGTTGTCGGCGAGGCCG
Coding sequences within:
- a CDS encoding type I restriction endonuclease subunit R produces the protein MNRLTEDTLVQQTAAAYLEHVHGWQSVHAHYGEVFGAEAYHASQAKALGRDSEREVVLTHRLRAAVERLNPGRPAEVYDDAVRAVTEASTAQTTLQINRAKHAMLLDGVEVVYRDADGAQVKERLRLLHFRDPLANDFLAVRELWVKGPVYRRRADLVGFVNGLPLVFMEFKRTDHDIRKAYEDNLADYKDTVPHLFHHNALVVLANGIDAKLGAFSSPYRFFREWKRQTEDEAGRVDMETLLEGVCAKKALLEIVEHFIVFDDSNGDTAKILAQNQQVLGVRRAVEAVRNRERLDGKLGVFWHTQGSGKSYSMVFFVRMVHRLLGNNYTFVVVTDRQDLDTQIYQTFNGCGLADNDRDPCRPESGQALEAMLRTHKRVVFTLVQKFNQEVEEPYSERDDAIVISDEAHRTQYGMLAENMRAALPRASYIGFTGTPLFKDDELTRRIFGAYVSTYDFQRAVEDNATVPLYYDARGEKLGLATTDLNEKVAAALEAAEIEDDDVARRLERELSRDYHVLTAETRLDAIARDFVQHYAKGWETGKALFVCLDKVTCVRMYDLIQQHWAEHIARLEKAHRRIEDDQEAQHATRQLAWMRETEMAVVVSEHQGEVADFRKWGLDIVPHRQLMKEGFEVKKTDEAGHERTERLDVETAFKRDDHPFRVAIVCAMWLTGFDVPSLSTLYLDKPLRAHTLMQAIARANRVYAGKNNGLIVDYCGILRNLRQALATYAGHEDDGRGGSPGDPPPPVDPVRPDEELLEDLAEAVGLARAFLEAHGTDLDAITTQAGFARLGALRDVKEAVNADDRTRKQFEIIARAVFTKYKACFGIDAAKAYRADRDALDLVYKSLQEDVQKADISDIMRTLQAVVDEAITVEDDRIGEGTDTAKLYDISRIDFDRLRKEFEQRGDKNTTVQNLKAAIAKRLDRMMQQNPLRTDFQARYEEIIEAYNREKDRATIEQTFEELLRFVGDLDQEEERAVREGLTEESLALFDLLAKPDLSKKERTRLKEVAESLLAEIKQELATLDDWRAKEATRHTVETKIYDFLYDDHTGLPVEHYEVDEVRTYATRVYHHIFRAYPSAESPYFRQAA